The genomic region AATGTGCCTGGAAGCTGGACAACAACCGAACGAGGCAAGCAAGGGATTCAAACTTGCAACCTTGGAGTTGGAATCAGACATGCTTATCACTTGCGACAGTTTTTATTCATTCTGCCGTACGTTTGTGTGTGCACACGTTTTCTCCTGCTTCGCTGGTTATTCAGGCTGCCCTGCTTACAATAGTGGGCTGAACGGAGCATTCCAACTGGTAAATGTGTGAAATGAACAGTGAGTCATCATGCCTCCCTCTCTTTGTCATGTGTGCGTGCGCCTTACAAAGTTTGTTCAGTTTTTCTTAAAGTTGCATTGCTGGGGTTTTAAAATGGTTCCACCTGTACAATAGCGTTCCTCCAATTTGCTGCAACAAGTACAAGGCcagagctattttgaaactcaatAAAAATTTGCTTTATGTTAGTTAAATCATTTTCCAAAAGTTTAAtgcttttatttactttttgttttgcatgttttttttttaaattaaacacaCCTATTGTAAAAAAATCATATGTTACAACGTGAATtcatatatttgaaaaaaaatattcagtatTTATTCTTAGAATGAATTGGATGAATGATCGgtcatgtttattttttctttcaagtATTGGCACTTGCCCCACAAAAAGCATTTGCTTTCACAATCTCGCACAATTGTTTTGGGACTGCGGGAGTAAGCAGGAAACCCCACGCAAAGTACAGGACGAAATATTCCACCCAGATAACACTTCTTTCTTGTTTTGAATGAAAGCAGCATGTTTGGTGGTTTGACAGGAAAAAATGGCGCTCGACTTTCTCCTCCGTATCTTGTTTGTGGGCAGGTTTTCCACGGACGCTTGCGCAGGCCCAGACCCTGAACAACTTGTACCAGCTGGACATGGTGATCAGTCTCAACATCCCTTATGAGACTCTTAAAGACAGACTGAGCGACCGCTGGATCCACCCAGGGAGTGGTCGAGTTTACAACATGGGCTTCAACCCACCCCGAGTGCAGGTCTGAACATTTTCAAGTGCTTTGCCTTGTGAACAAATCATTTTATTAAATATAATTCAATCTTCTGTttctttttggggggagggAAATATGGGTCAAATTAGTCTTTTAGTATCCCGCATGTGTTACCAGCTTTGAGCTCTCCAGGTCATATGACTTAACAAACTTCATTCCGTCTCCACCTCCACTTCATTTTCTGGTTCttttatgtgtgttttgtggTTTCTATTTACTTGACATGTTTCGGCATACCTTCGCCTTCATCAAAGAGTCACGAGAAACGTTGAGATGAAACGACCAGAAGACTAATACCGGGAAATGTTTTAACACGATCTTggtcaattatttttaaaacggCCCTCGTTTATCAAAACGTTTGTAGCCCGGCACAAGCCCAAATGGATCAATTCCACACTTTGCAAGGGAACATTCATACGCGCACTTCTGAGCGTACGAAATGAGGCCCCTGGTGTGTGTGGACTTTTTCTTCATCCACTGTACACAGCAGCatagtggagcactggttagcacatccggcTCACAGCtcagaggtgcagggtttgattctggctttcctgtgtgggtttcctctgCGTAATCTGGTTTCCTGCTTTCCAAAGACATGCGTGGTTGGCTGCAATCAAAATTTACCACCGGTTTCAATacaataaaatgtttgttttttatagcGCATTTGCAGCTGTAACAAAGCACATCAAATCACAAGGATACAATTACAATGAAAATGGTAAATTAAGAAACTAATTAATGACACTCACATGTGTAGTAGGCACAAATAGAATGGAAACGAGTTACTAAGCAAACTTCTAGTGAAGTGAAAATCTTTGCTGGCATGgactttttcacatttttcacTTACCACGTGAAAATGAGTCATCGTCAATATTAGTCATAATGTTGTTGCACAACATTGTCATGCAAGCAAAGGAGAGCTCAGCTTTATGGAACTTCTATTGATGCCATGGAAAGATCATATTTTTGAGGGTGGCTCCTATTGTTGGATGAAGTTTCGTTTCATCCAAATGCATGGGATTCTTTTTCCTAATTTGCTTTCATTCTCTCTCTGTTTAAAGGGCAAAGATGACATCACCGGGGAGCCCTTGATTCAACATGATGATGACAAACCAGAAGCTTTAACGGCCAGACTGAGACATTACAAAGATGTGGCTAAACCCGTCATAGACTTATACAAGTCagtacattgttatttttagctCACAAGTTGAGTTACAGTTTCTCTGTAGATCATCTGTAACTTGTTCTTGCATGTCCGTACTCAGGTCACAAGGCATCCTGCACTCATTTTCTGGTACGGAAACAGATCGGATTTGGCCTTACATCAACTCCCTTCTCAGCACCAAGATGCACATACAGCCATTGGATGAGCGTCAAAGCCAGGCGCCCTGACTTTGCTCCAACTCATCAAACGTCGTCAAGAAGGTAGAACATTTGGAGTGATTTTCTCCCACAATAGACTGACTGTCTTTCAAGTTCCTCACTAACAGTGGAGTTGAGAAATGGCAGGATCCAATCTAGTTTCACGCAAATGTCATTTgagggttcttttttttttttttttataaatactacaAGGGGTGCTTGCTGGTGTGTGCAGTAATATAATGACTTTGTATTTAGTGAATAGCAAATCTGATCAATAGGCGTTATTTGATACAAACTCATTTTTACTTGCGATGTACAAtctaattttgcagaatttcaaTTGGAGCTGCGCGTAAGATAATATAAGGACACAACATCAGGTATGAAGACAGAAAGCATAAGGAAGAAATATGTCAACTATAAAGGAAGATTTCCTTTGGAATATCGCAAACTATGCAAACGTCAGACTGTTAGATTGACAACAAACCTGTTACACAATGGTGCGAATAATCATTCTTGAACTTTGCCAGTGTTTACCAATATGACCTGGTAACACCTCAAGAATCTCAAATCATGTCTCTTTCAAAATCCATACAGTTAATTTGTCAGACATACAGTAATCatcatgaataataaaaaaaaatgtaaatggtCAAGAATGTCTGCTAGGATTGCCCTTCGAGTAATGTCGTGGAAAAAATATGCTTGGAGCCGAGTTAATATGCATCTTTGTTACTGAAAAGTATCGGTGGGTTTTCCGAGTGCCACCTTTGTACAAACTATACTCTCTCTCTTGAATTCCGAAGTAACATTGATGAGGTCATTTCTAAAGTTTCCGTAGTACGCTGTGCAATGCAAGCTAGGCAGCTGTTTTGTAAACCAATCACCGACTTCCTAGTTACTCTTCTACTTTGGAGTAAGAATGCTACGTGTATATACGTGCTTCCATTTCTGTTTGTGCTGCAAATCATGTCTCAATGTAACTCTACAGTGCCCCTTGTGATTTTGCTTGATGACAGAGTATCTTTGATTCTTGTAACGTGTAAGATGCGCCACGCTGCTTTTCACATTCAAATAATCATCATAATTTCTCAGTGTTCCTCTTTCAGTTTCAAATATCACATTTGTGACAAGTTACAGCAGAATTGATGACATTGTACATTAGGCTTGAGCGTCGATCCGGCAATAAAGTCTACTTCTCCGCCTGTTTCCATATATAaagatgcattttattttttgatatgTGAAGGAGCACACACGTTAAAGTAAAAAAGTGCTTGCCAACGCCTCGAAAAAATAACGCCTTAGTTATGTGTTAACTTGTCTGGTTGTATTGTGGTCGCAAATTCCTCGTCATTTTCATAGCGATGAATGATTTGATAGACCTGTTAGGCAATGATTCAACACAACCAAATTGCTCTTCTACTGTAATTACGTCTGGCAACAAACATTATGTGCTTTAAATGACATTTGGTTCGACATCTCAAATCAGTCTGCAGTTCAACTTGTGTACTGTTAATCACACTCGCATGGATTTGAGATTATAACATATAGATGAGGTTCAACATTCAAACAGGATCCATTCGTGATCCGAACCGCCCAAAGTAGTCAGGgttcaccctgaactggtttccAACCACACCTACGGATATTTTAGAGCACTCGATTAACCTACTGGCCGTGTTTTTGGTACGTGGGAGGAAATCGGAGTATCCGGAGAAAACTCAAACAGACCAGAACATGCGCACAAAAAGGCGTTTTGTGCCGTGCTTAACGTGACATTGTTGTTGACATTATAAGACATCGGGTTTTGTTTTCACACTGACTAAAAAGGTGTTGTCAAATAAAACGGTTCTTTTTACAAGGACACGGAAAAGACGAGACAATGCGTCGTGACGATTTAGTACAATGGGAAAATATGTCTatgaaaaatgtcaaaagatTTGTTGACGGTGTAGATTTCATGTGACCACACATAACAAGGGTTGGCAGCTTTTGTTCACCAGGGAGTGGAATGGGTGTGGTGAAAATATGTGCAGGTGGTAATGACTGCTTTGGTGCAAGACATTTCTTTTCATGCTACTATTTTCATCCAAATTCTTCTCAATCTTGTTACGTTCAAAAGGCAATAAAAAGCATTTCTGGTGAATATATTCTTTGTTTTTATGTGATTCATTTATACTTTTGAACATGAACAAAATGATATTCTCATGCACAAAAAGCCTATTGAAATCTTAATGTAGCTTACAAATAGATGTGCAAATACTTCAATCAAATGTACATTTGCTAGTTCGGGCCAGGTTTTACCAGGTTGCTCCAATTCTAGTAGTGCACACAGGATGCACTGGGGGCGCAGTTTTGCGGATCCATGTAGCGTATGTGTGCTAGCACGGAAGaaaccccggccggccggcggccACATCTCGGAATTTACCACAAGCTTGGATGCTGTGGCCTTCTCCTGCATCAGAATGTGATGTGTTTGCAGCTGCCCGGTTCCAACGCATATCTGGGACAAGAAACGCGTTGACCTTTGACTTGCAGCTGATGACAACACAAAGGTCGCTGACTGACAGCGAGAAGCTCAGAAGCGCATCTTTGCGGATCGATAGGATTGCGCTCCCGAATGCCTGAATCCATCCTGAAAGGTAAACTAATATCGCGTGCATTTCATTTGTGCATGATGCATCTGCCAAAAACGGGGGATGTGCTTAAATAGTCATTGTGTTACCCGGCCGGACAGACGAAAAAGCCGGATGTTGTCATtacgtaacacacacacacacgtcagtcCACGGGGAATATCGTGCATCTTTCCTCATTTttcatttgtaatctgacaaatTGTGTTGCAAAATGAGCACGCGTACATGGCAAGAGGAATCATTTGCGGTAGCCTGGGTTGCCTTTTGCGCGAGTACGTGCGTGTCCACCATTGCCTCACATGCGTCATTCACCTGATCGTCTGCAGGTTAGCGCAACCTGTCAGTTTTACGTTTAAACCAGTGTTTTGTGTAAACAATCCACAATCAAGACAATAATAAAAAGCAATACATTCGAGAGAACGGTGTCTGTGTTGGCTCGCAGTGACGTCACCGCAGTTACGTCACGTGAGCGGCTTAGCAACTGTTTAGGGTTTTATATTCCTGAGTGGCCTCCTTGAATGAGACACACTCAAAGGTAAGCCACAGTTGGAACAATAATGCTTGCTCAAACAGGGGAAAAAATATTCTGAAAACGGATTcagttgaatttttattttttaggttAAATGATAATTACGCActaaatcgttttttttttttcatgcattttcAGTTACCTTGCGGTAACTTGCTAAACATGTGAGTGTCCAAATCAGAGGGGCAATTTTAGGACTTGCAGGATGATGAAAAGTAAAGACTCAGTTTGACTTGCTGGGCTAAAAAAGATGATAATGAAGGACTGTTTGGAACCTTTGTGAACAACTTGCATTGCAATGAGTACCGGCCTAATGTGTGAGGTCTTTGAGAGGTGTGCAGGTACAGTATTGCTCTTCCTTGGAGATTCTACACATTCACTCCCAGGCTGCCGTGGTCAGGAATGACAAGGGAAACTCTAAGAATGGAGCGGTTGTGCATTGGAGGGCTATCCTTTCCTCCCTCTTGAGCATTCCGTTCCCGCTGCGCTTCCATCCGCTCGCTCGAGTTTCCCAGGCTCATATCCTCTGTTCACAACCATGAAAGTGTTGCCAGGGGACAGAGCAAAAGGAGGAAGCATTCCACCACTGGTCAGTGTTCTGCCCTGCTTAGACTCAAGGTCAACATTTGAAATGGAattgcattgaaaaaaaaagatgcctgACTGACTGAAATCTGCTGACCCCCACACGGCCCCTTCAAAAGCTCCCTTTTCTCAAGTAGATGACACTGCAAGTTTTTCAATCGGACATTTTTAACCATCAGCCTTGCATAATGGTTAAGAATTAAACTGAATTAAGATTCCATGAGAATGAAATGCAGTACTACATAAAATCATTCAAATGGGCAGAGTGCAGGAATCAATCCGTCTGGGTAGCAAAGAGCGGAGTAGAAGTTGTTGGAGTAAGGCTTTCAATACCGGGCATGGAAAGGGCTACATGGGGGCACATTATTTGGCTCTACGCCCCTGACACGACTGTACAACACTGCGGCACTGGAGGGAGAGAGATAGGGCGACAGAGAGCGAGCATGCGTGCGAGTGACGGAGCacagctccctccctccctccctccctccctccctgcctccccccAGACAGCAGTGAGACCGTCCGTCCGTATTCTCTCCTCCCCGGTCGTACATGTGCTGCATCTAGCGGTAGCAACGATAGCATCCGTGCTTGTGCAGGAGACGGCACAGGGCGCCTTCAAAATAGCTTTGGATTTTTTGGGGGCGGGGGGACAATATCTTTACTGcacagttgttgttgtttttgtgatgAGCTTGCTGGGCGCATATAAGAAGAAAAGCACTTATAATGGCTACGAATGTTTGCAGTTGGTCGATAGTGGCAGAGATAGCTTCATTAccggcagaggaggaggaggaggaggcacgCACGGAGCAGGCCCGGTAGCGGCTCTCCACGGACCCAAGGCCAGCCCGGGGAAAGTGGAAGActgcagcaccatggacagctcaGGTACGAGTCCGGTCACAGGAAGCGAGCGACTGGCGTGATGGAGTCAGCCATTCTTCAATTGGCAGATGGCTGGCACTTCTGGCAGCAGATTTTCAGGCCTCTGTGTAGTATGCTGTGGTGCCATGTCACCTCCAGCTTAAAATGAGTCTTAAAATGATTTCACAAAATTGAGGAAAACCCAGCAAGGATTTAATGTCTTCTTAGATATATTGCCTTGAAAGTGTACTCTGATtgactgttattattattattattcatactCTTTTTATTCTGGTCAGGTCTAAGACTAAAAGCCATGACTATTTTAGTCGATCTAAATCCATGAATACGTCCATTTCAGACACTGAAGATACTCTGATTTGAATAATCTTCAGCATATTTTTCGAACCATGCACATCCCatccatttaaataaaatacccccccacacacacacacacacacacacacacaaatgcatataCACCGTTACTGATGACATTTTGCTAGCACCTCTGCTGAAGAAATTGATGGTGGACATACAATTGAGTGGTTTAGTTGGTCTCTCTGTAGCACCATATTGCACGTCTTCAAATTCACCACTAGGTGGCATCCAATAAGTCtacttttgctttgtatttcttttagtgtggtcaaatgttttctttgtccAGATATGGATGCCAACTACGGTGGAGGATTGTTGGATATGGTTAAAGGCGGAGCTGGAAAGTTCTTCAGCAACTTTAAAGACAATCTCAAGGACACACTAAAAGACACTTCCACCAAGGTCATGCATCAGGTTGCCACGTAAGTATTCGTAAATCATGGACTTCTCATATTCATCTTTTGATCTGATGCCCGAATCTGTTTGGTATGCAAAAAAATTGACCTtgccgttccaatacttttggaggggACATTTTGTTTTAGCATGCCTGTGCATTTTACGCTCCTTCCATCCGCATTCATTTGCAGAGCTCTGCGTCGATTCAAGTGACTAAGTAAAAGAAGAGAATTGAAATCTCttctttgatttgtttttgaaatgaggTGAGCTATATGTAAAAGAGTACACCAGAGTCTGGCACAGCGTGCTCCACTCACTGTTTGTGCACTGGGACCACAAAGGGGGCTCTGTTTTGCAAAAAGACCACATGGATTACCTCTCACTATTGACTCAGCACATCTGATCCTGAATATTCCTGCCCCCCCTTTAAATCTGCACTCTTGGTTCTTCTTTACAGCTTTGCTCATCTGTTTGTACTCTGGCTCTCCCCACCAATAAATTATTCATGCTAGTTGATTGTGCTAAATGGCCAGTGCACTGCTGTCATGCAGAAGGCTGCATTTCATGGCTGCATGTTTGTTCAGTGCATAGACGCTATGCGTGTAGGAGGCATGAACAATGAGGGAGGTACACTGCTATAGCAACCAGCACAAAGctcaagacaaaaaaaggcCTTTCACACATTCATTTTTGACTCTTGGCTGTCATCGAGGAGCTCAACCTATCCCTGCACACTTTGGAACCGTCACTCAATCGTCCGTCACGCACGTTCGgaggacggagggagggagagaaggatTATATCAGCAATATTTGTTTTGGAAAGACAACTTTACATGTGCTGTGAAATGCAGCCACTCGTGCAATGTGAATGAGTGTTATTTGATATGGTGAAGCCTTTCTCCCTAATTTGATTTACTTTGACCTTTCTCTGtgaaaatgtttcaaaatgtgCTTAAAAGGGAACGCTCTTTGTTGCAGCTACACGAAAGGGGAGCTCGACATAGCCTACATCACGTCAAGAATCATAGGTAAGTGCAAACGTATTTTGGGTGTGCATTTTACGTTTGCTCTTTGTTCCACTGCTTGACTTGTAAAGTAGCTGAGTTGTTAATTATGTCATTTTTCAGTGATGACCTACCCAGCCGAGTCTGTGCAGATCGGCTACCAAAACCACGTGGAGGACATTCGATCCTTCCTGGACACGCGTCACGCTGACCATTACACTGTCTTCAACCTGTCACAGCGCAACTACCGCGgagccaaattctccaacagggtaaaataaacacaacatatCAATTGGAGAAACATTGTTCCTTGTTCCAATGAATCCAAAGCGGCCAACGTATgtccaattttgtttttcatggCTAAATTTAGCTGTTGTGCCTTTTAATCAGTGCTGGAAAAGAACttcacatttgttttatttggacTGTTCACATGTCCAGTGGATTCAAATGAAACATTATTTACACAAAAATTACCCAGCCTCCAGCAACTACCTGCAAGGCAGTTGTGGAGTTAATGTGGCCTAGATATATCTTGCCTGCGAAAGGAAGTTAGCGTACCTTGACAGATGACTCATCATTGTGTTGTGTTGCTGAAATGCTGCTACCAGCACTAACTTCTACACATACCCTTGctgttttgttgtgttgttttccCCCTTTTCCTGTCGTGCCATCTCCGTGCTCCTCCTCCAGGTTTCCGAGTGTAATTGGCCCGCTCTGCAGGCTCCCAGCCTCCACAACCTCTTTGCTGTTTGTAAGAACATGCACAACTGGCTTAAACAGAATCCCAAGAACGTGTGCGTGATCACCTGCTCGGTAAGCATCTCTTCGGGTACTTGAAAGAAGTGACCTGCAATGCACAAAAGGAAGCACTAAAACTTTCAGCTTGTCTTTGAAAGGTTCCATAAGAAATGGAATCCAATTTGGCCCGTAATGACTGTATTTTTCTGTCCGGTGTAATTGTTTGATGGGAAATGGGAAATCCAATTGAACAGTTTTCTGTCATTTGTTGCCTCTCATTAACCTGAAATGAACTCGGCGCAATGAGCTCGTaatagtactttttttttttcacccaatGTGAGATGGTCAAATGGTTTCACGTTACATGCTCATTTTATTCAGAGAAATTGAACTTTGGATGTGATGAGCGCTCGCTGTGTGCTTTTTAGGACGGCCGTGCGCCCTCCGGGGTCTTGGTTTGCGCCATGTTTTGCTTCTGCCACCTCTTCAACAATCCCATTCCTGCCATGCAACTCCTCAGCGCCAAGAGACCAGGCTCGGGCCTCTGGCCTTCACACCGCAGGTAGAGTAGCTAGCTGAAAATTGTACTCAAGTAGCGCCCAAGCAGGaagtctgctgcgttgtgggggTTCAAATTGCCATTTGAAGGGTTCAGCTTACGTAAAGAAACAGCGTAAAGAAGTCAAAGGCATAAAGGAACTTAATAGGTCACAACACAATTGTTTGTATTGGTCTTTGTGAGCACAACAATTTTTGGGGGTCTAGAACGACGTAAATAATGGATGGGCATGTCCAAATGTGGTCATCATCCAGATAGTGAAACGATTCAATTGCAGTGGTTCATAGGCTCGGAATGTTGCTCTTTGGCAGGTACATCGGCTACGTGTGTAGCATGGTGTCGGAGAAGCCCAGTCTACCCCACAGCAAGCCTCTGAAGATCAAGGCTCTCACCGTCAGTCCGGTGCCTTGTTTCAACAAGCAACGGAGCGGCTGTCGGCCCTTCTGCGACGTGCTCATCGGAGAGACCAAAATCTTCTCGACGGCGCAGGAGTACGAGCGAATGAGGTACAGCCGCATTTGGACACTTAACAGTTTGATATTATTCCATGGATTCATTCTATTTGGGTATGATTAGAGAGCACAGAGTTCAAGAGGGCAAAGTGGTTTTTCCTCTGGGCGTCAGCGTGCAAGGAGACGTCGTCGTTTCTGTCTATCACATGAGGTCCACCATAGGGGGACGTCTGCAAGC from Syngnathus scovelli strain Florida chromosome 10, RoL_Ssco_1.2, whole genome shotgun sequence harbors:
- the ak4 gene encoding adenylate kinase 4, mitochondrial, which translates into the protein MAKLFRAAIMGPPGSGKGTISERIAKRFGLQYLSSGHFLRESIATKTEAGVEVKTYVERGMLVPDHVMTRLMRPRLELLRGQSWLLDGFPRTLAQAQTLNNLYQLDMVISLNIPYETLKDRLSDRWIHPGSGRVYNMGFNPPRVQGKDDITGEPLIQHDDDKPEALTARLRHYKDVAKPVIDLYKSQGILHSFSGTETDRIWPYINSLLSTKMHIQPLDERQSQAP